Proteins co-encoded in one Aspergillus flavus chromosome 2, complete sequence genomic window:
- a CDS encoding Thg1 C terminal domain-containing protein, translating into MANSKYEYVKAFEQPDVLLPNTWIVVRIDGRGFHKLTDRYNFTKPNDRRALDLMNAAAVEVMKDLPDLCIAYGVSDEYSFVFHPSCQLFERRSAKLVTTIVSTFTAHYVYLWGTYFPDNPLQFPYLPSFDGRAVMYPATRNLRDYMSWRQVDCHINNLYNTTFWTMVLQGGMSNTDAEQELKGTVSSDKNEILFKRFGINYNNEEEIYKKGSVLYRQYQLEDIKPKSESKSGVLAEEEGNNVQEAKISRSQQDKLRKLRRKAQVVVDHVDIIKDEFWERRPWILSGKPGKLPTEA; encoded by the exons ATGGCGAACTCAAA GTATGAGTACGTCAAAGCCTTCGAGCAACCAGACGTTTTACTCCCCAATACCTGGATTGTAGTCCGCATCGATGGCAGAGGTTTTCACAA ACTTACCGACCGCTATAACTTCACGAAACCGAACGACCGCCGCGCACTGGATCTCATGAACGCTGCGGCCGTCGAGGTAATGAAAGATCTTCCCGATCTATGCATTGCATATGGAGTCAGCGATGAGTATAG TTTCGTCTTCCATCCAAGCTGCCAGTTATTCGAGCGGCGAAGTGC CAAGCTTGTAACAACCATTGTATCCACATTCACAGCCCATTATGTGTACCTGTGGGGAACATACTTCCCCGATAACCCTCTTCAATTTCCGTATTTGCCTTCCTTTGATGGAAGAGCTGTCATGTATCCCGCTACTAGGAACTTGCGTGACTATATGAGCTGGAGGCAGGTGGACT GCCATATTAATAACCTTTATAACACAACGTTCTGGACCATGGTTCTACAGGGCGGCATGAGCAACACTGATGCAGAACAAGAGTTGAAG GGAACAGTATCGTCGGACAAGAATGAAATCCTCTTCAAGAGATTCGGGATTAATTACAATaatgaggaagagatatacAAGAAGGGAAGTGTACTCTATCGTCAA TACCAATTAGAGGACATCAAGCCAAAGTCAGAGTCTAAGTCAGGAGTGCTGGCAGAGGAGGAAGGCAATAATGTCCAAGAAGCGAAGATTTCCAGATCACAACAGGACAAACTTCGTAAATTACGCCGTAAGGCACAGGTTGTTGTTGACCATGTCGACATCATCAAAGACGAATTCTGGGAGCGAAGGCCATGGATTCTATCGGGAAAGCCGGGCAAATTGCCCACGGAGGCTTAA
- a CDS encoding WD domain protein, with protein MHTLKATASSSLSLAQDNYIYSIASSSPGSFAAIASDDSLRVFDAASLSHVSVVAADAHKGVTSLKSYDAGQQLLATGGRDGKVKLWDLRNGKRSAVVEVETSRDAPVLSIACCPATNSLAAGTELVSYQAVVAFWDVRSPGQSRLQYVESHNDDVTELQYHPTRNNVVLSGSTDGLVNVYNTDITDEDEALVQVINHGSVHHAGFLSERTIYALSHDEVFSIHPATDPEEEVQEPNPVQFGDLRQPLGCEYIAQLCIGSQGPYVAAGHKIEKRLDLVPLTSNPSWQFDQENLWRLPGAHGEEVVRSIYLDEQSQSVFTCGEDGFVRAWKPESGEAQGDESSNKTARPKKNKDKGRFKPY; from the exons ATGCATACACTCAAAGCCACGGCGTCTTCCTCACTCTCACTCGCTCAGGACAATTACATCTACTCCATTGCTTCATCAAGCCCAGGCTCATTCGCAGCCATTGCTTCGGACGACTCACTGCGTGTGTTTGACGCCGCTAGCCTTAGCCATGTTTCTGTGGTGGCTGCCGACGCCCACAAGGGAGTTACGTCGTTGAAATCGTATGATGCGGGTCAGCAACTGCTTGCTACTGGAGGAAGGGACGGGAAAGTGAAGCTTTGGGACCTGCGGAATGGCAAAAGGTCGGCAGTTGTAGAGGTGGAGACAT CAAGAGACGCACCGGTTCTATCTATAGCCTGTTGTCCTGCAACAAACAGCCTTGCAGCTGGCACTGAACTTGTTTCTTAtcaggctgttgttgctttTTG GGATGTCAGATCCCCGGGTCAATCTCGACTTCAGTATGTTGAAAGCCACAATGACGATGTCACTGAG CTCCAATATCACCCAACGAGGAACAATGTCGTGCTTTCCGGAAGCACGGATGGTCTAGTCAACGTCTACAACACCGATATTACAGACGAAGATGAGGCGCTTGTACAGGTTATCAACCATGGCTCAGTACATCACGCCGGTTTCTTAAGCGAGAGGACCATCTACGCTCTCAGTCACGACGAAGTCTTCTCGATTCATCCGGCTACGGAtccggaagaagaggtgCAGGAGCCTAATCCTGTGCAGTTTGGAGACTTGAGACAGCCCCTAGGCTGTGAATACATCGCTCAGCTATGCATTGGCAGTCAGGGCCCCTATGTCGCCGCTGGCCATAAAAT TGAGAAACGCTTGGACTTGGTCCCTCTTACCTCAAACCCATCCTGGCAATTCGACCAAGAGAACCTGTGGCGGCTTCCTGGCGCTCACGGCGAGGAGGTTGTACGTTCCATCTATCTGGACGAACAG TCCCAATCGGTATTTACTTGCGGCGAAGACGGATTTGTCCGCGCATGGAAACCGGAGTCCGGAGAGGCGCAGGGCGATGAATCCTCGAACAAGACTGCGCGGCCAAAAAAGAATAAGGATAAGGGACGGTTCAAACCCTATTAA